TCCTCGGAATCTGACCTGCAGCATGTTCAACAGCAGGATTTGGAAAAATGGATAGGTTAATACTTTCTCCTTCAACATCTATAATTGCAAAATAGGGAGCATGACCAAAATGCTCACAGATAGTTGAATCCAAACCGTTATCCTCGTTAACAGGAACTGCTATACGCATTCTTAACCTCCTGAAAGTTTTATTTGTCTTTACGTATTAATTAATACTATAACTTTTGAACGTCAACAACAAGAAAAAAAACAGGTCCTCTGGTATATAGTGAAAAACAGATATTGACTTCATGTAAAAATTTTGTAAAAATAGCTTTCGGCACGCTAATATTTGGTAAAGGGAGAAAAGGTTATGTTTTTTTCCTGGCTTCACCTTGCTATCATACTTTTCATGGTCGGAGGCTTGGCATTTGGCGTAGGTCCACTTATGGCCTCAACCCTTCTTTCTCATAAGATAAAAGACGAACTTCTATATACACCTTACGAATGCGGTATGGTGCCTCACGGAAACGCATGGGGCAAATTCGGAATCAACTATTACTTTTACGCGCTTATATTTCTTGCTTTTGACGTTGATGTTCTTTACCTGTTCCCCGTTGCCGTTTTTTATCCAAAAGCTCCAGGAATCATACCATTCATAGATGTTCTCAT
This window of the Desulfurobacterium indicum genome carries:
- a CDS encoding NifB/NifX family molybdenum-iron cluster-binding protein — protein: MRIAVPVNEDNGLDSTICEHFGHAPYFAIIDVEGESINLSIFPNPAVEHAAGQIPRMLAEKGVNMIIASRMGEKAKLFFKQFGIEAVTGASGTLKDIISRITA
- a CDS encoding NADH-quinone oxidoreductase subunit A, which encodes MFFSWLHLAIILFMVGGLAFGVGPLMASTLLSHKIKDELLYTPYECGMVPHGNAWGKFGINYYFYALIFLAFDVDVLYLFPVAVFYPKAPGIIPFIDVLIFVGILGAAVIYFLKKGVFTWPRKINIQQNQ